The proteins below are encoded in one region of Vibrio sp. ED004:
- the dndB gene encoding DNA sulfur modification protein DndB: MQNQDSGYCYSFPAVRGIQAGRPFYIATCPLRIIPKIFSYNEDDVPPELRAQRTLNKTRIPEMVKYLLDNPKEYVFSALTASVGVDISFHDHEGAPNLGTLQIPMDAQILINDGQHRRKAIEEALRENPDLGQDNIPVLFFIDEGLGRSQQMFADLNKYAVKPSPSLGTLYDHRDESSELARELAAKVKPFIGMTEMEKSNISPKSNKLFTLSSIKQSTRALLSKGPKDGFTEEEKQLASEFWEEVTRHIKDWQMVIDKQVSPAQLRQEYIHAHGVGLHAIGVLGKHLLCQEPKQWKEKLQLLGKVNWLKTNPEWIKRSMNHGKLSKSNINIQLTANALKIELGLPLTPEEKALEKQLS; encoded by the coding sequence ATGCAAAATCAAGATTCAGGTTATTGCTACTCTTTTCCTGCTGTTAGAGGTATTCAAGCTGGACGTCCATTTTACATTGCGACATGCCCTCTTCGAATTATTCCAAAAATTTTCAGTTACAACGAAGATGACGTTCCACCAGAGCTAAGAGCTCAAAGAACTTTGAACAAAACTCGTATACCTGAAATGGTCAAGTACCTACTCGACAACCCTAAAGAGTACGTATTCTCAGCATTAACAGCATCGGTTGGAGTTGATATATCTTTCCACGATCATGAAGGTGCGCCTAATTTAGGTACACTTCAAATCCCAATGGATGCGCAGATTCTAATTAACGATGGGCAACACCGCCGTAAAGCGATAGAAGAAGCACTAAGAGAGAATCCAGACCTTGGGCAAGACAACATTCCAGTATTGTTTTTCATCGATGAAGGTTTAGGTAGAAGCCAACAAATGTTTGCTGACTTAAACAAATACGCAGTAAAACCCAGTCCATCTCTTGGCACTCTCTACGATCACCGAGACGAAAGCTCTGAATTAGCGCGTGAATTAGCAGCTAAAGTGAAGCCCTTCATTGGAATGACTGAAATGGAAAAATCCAACATCAGTCCAAAGTCGAACAAGCTATTTACTTTAAGCAGCATTAAACAATCAACAAGAGCACTTTTAAGTAAAGGACCAAAAGATGGTTTCACTGAAGAAGAGAAGCAGTTAGCGTCTGAGTTTTGGGAAGAGGTCACTCGCCATATTAAAGATTGGCAAATGGTGATCGACAAACAAGTATCCCCAGCACAGCTTCGCCAAGAATATATCCACGCACATGGTGTCGGGCTGCATGCGATTGGCGTCTTGGGTAAACACCTGTTGTGCCAAGAGCCAAAGCAATGGAAAGAAAAGCTCCAGTTACTAGGGAAAGTTAATTGGTTGAAAACCAACCCTGAATGGATAAAGCGTAGCATGAACCACGGCAAGTTGAGTAAATCGAACATCAATATTCAGCTCACAGCAAACGCACTTAAAATTGAACTTGGGTTACCACTAACCCCAGAAGAAAAAGCTCTAGAGAAGCAGTTATCATGA